The region AACCTGCATATCTTTTAGGCAGTTCTTTCTCATTAAAAGTCTCATTAGCATGCATTGGACCAATAATCTGTTCTGAAGTGCCAATTAAGTAAAGATTATCTTTTTCAATAAAATACATTTCATCACCCCCTCTTTCAACATAGCCCATGCCTTTCATCATTTCTGGCCTTATTAAGACAGGAGGAATAACAGGAGAAAAGTTCTCTTTTCCTAGTTCTTCAAATAAGAAGTTTACTAAAGCAAGCTCCAACAAAACAACTTCATTTTTAAAAAACCCAAATCTAGTTCCTGAAACCTTGGCTGCTCTTTTAACGTCAATTAAATCAAGTTCTTCGGCTATTTCTAAATAATCTTTAAACTTAAAATCAAACTTAGTTTTTTTACCAACCTCTTTTAAAACCACATTTTCTGATTCATCCTTTCCAACAGGAACATCATCAGAAGCAGGATTAGGAACTAAAAGCATTAATTCATTAAACTCTTGTTCAAGCTTTTTTAAGTTTTCATCTAACTTATCATTGCTCCTGTCAAGCTTTCTCATCTCCAGTATAATCTTTTCCTTTTCCTTCTTGTCTTTTGTTTTAACTATATCTTTTGAAGCCTTGTTCTTCTTAGCCCTCATATCCTCTAAAGTCTGTAAAAGCTTTATTCTTTTTTTATCCACCTTCAAAAGCTTATCAATATCAACTTTAACCTGTTTATCTTTACAAGCTTTTTTTACTTTATCAGGATTTTGACGAATAAATTTAATATCTAACATATTATTTTTTAGGTTTCATTATTGGAAACAAAATCACTTCCCTTAAAGCATGTGAATCAGTCAATAAAACTACCAACCTATCAACTCCTAAACCAAATCCTGCTGCCGGAGGCATGCCATATTCCATTGCCTCTAAATAATCGTTATCTATTCTTTGAGCTTCTTCAAATCCTTGTTTAAACAGTTTTTCTTGCTCTTCAAATCTCTTTCGCTGTTCAATTGGATCATTTAATTCAGAAAAAGCATTAATAAGCTCTGCTCCTGCAACAATTAACTGAAAATTAGCTAATTTCTCAGAATCTTTTTCTAAAGACTTAGCCAGAGGCTGAAATCCTTTAGGATAATGAATAACAAATGTTGGTTCAATGATTTTAGGACGGCAAACTTTAGCAAATATTTCATCAGCAATTTCAGCTTTAGGAGCTCCTTTCTCAATATCCAGGCCCATTTCTTTAGCTTTCTTT is a window of Patescibacteria group bacterium DNA encoding:
- the serS gene encoding serine--tRNA ligase, translating into MLDIKFIRQNPDKVKKACKDKQVKVDIDKLLKVDKKRIKLLQTLEDMRAKKNKASKDIVKTKDKKEKEKIILEMRKLDRSNDKLDENLKKLEQEFNELMLLVPNPASDDVPVGKDESENVVLKEVGKKTKFDFKFKDYLEIAEELDLIDVKRAAKVSGTRFGFFKNEVVLLELALVNFLFEELGKENFSPVIPPVLIRPEMMKGMGYVERGGDEMYFIEKDNLYLIGTSEQIIGPMHANETFNEKELPKRYAGFSPCFRREAGSYGKDTKGILRVHQFDKVEMFIFCRPEESIKEHEYLLALEERFMQALKLPYRVVQMCTGDLGDPAASKYDIEVWIPSQDCYRETHSTSNCTDFQARRLNIRYKDKSNKMNFVHMLNGTALAMGRTIIAIIENYQQKDGSIEIPKVLQKYTGFKKIEKK